Within Candidatus Saccharimonadales bacterium, the genomic segment CTGGGGGTAATAATGCAGCAGGAGGACTTAACGATACTGACGCCGAGAAAGTATCTACTAACGAGGAGCTCCTCAGGTATGTCGTAGGCCAAACCATGCAAGGCACGACATTCGGAAGCATCCTTCAGTTTATTGGTGGCAACAATGCTACGACGGAAAAAGTTGATGCTGCCTGTAAATTTGTTAAAAGCGGCTGGGGGCAAACGATTATCTTCGGTACGGCAATCGTGGGTGCTGTTATCGCCTTCTTCTCCGGTGGAGCAACCCTTGGATGGGGAATAGCCGTACAAACTGCCGTTAATATAGCCCTGGGGATTGCCATAGCGACCCTTACGCCAAAACTGGTTGCCATTGCAGCAGGTCGGGTTATTAATGGAGGAGAAAACAGTAACGAGGTAGGAAACTACCTGTCATCGGGTGCTGCCGCATCAGACGACTTCGCGTCACAAACTCGTGGGCTTCCTGCTACCACACCTCAGCAGGCATCCGATTATGGCAACCTTACAGCGGATATCCAGCAGCAATATGCCGCCGTCGATCGGTTAGAGAGAAGTCCGTTTGATCCAACGAGTAAAAATACATTCTTAGGATCGATTGTTTCTAGCTTCCTTCCATACTCCAGCAAATTATCGACAGTCGGAGGAGGAGTATTGAGTACGCTAGGAGTAGCGCAATCCTCGTTATTATCACTAATAAGCCCAGTATCACGAGCTATCGACAACAGCCCAGCCCAGTTCACGATTTGTCCGGACAGTGAATACCGCGCGCTAAACATTGCGACCACCGCAGGGTGCAGCATCAAGCATGGACTGAGCGCGGAAGCATTAGCTATAGATCCGGAAGAAGTACAGAAATTCATGGAGCCATACGCCGATCTTGTCACCGGAGATCCTCTTGATGAAAGTAATCCGTACGGAAAATATCTCGAGAACTGTATTGACCGGAGCGTATCCATTGGCGCGTACACGGAAGAAAACTCCGACACCGGGGAACAGTGTATCCAGGGTAACGGCCCCGACGGACACAGAAACACAATGTTCTCCTTATTCTACCTGGATAATTCCGTCATTGGTGGCATGGACGACGAAGTAGTTGCCGCTGACGCGCCAACTACCGATACGGGAACGGTCACTCCGACCGGTGTCTGGAAAACCCCTGCGACATTCGACTACAGAATATCTAATCGTTTTGGTCCGAACCACACGGGCATCGACCTGGCAGGAAGAGGGGTTTTCTCTTCGGCCTGCGATGGAACGATTAGAAAAATAGGCATGAATGGCAATAATGACTCGACGACTAACATTATTACCATTGATTGCGGTAGTGGCATCATAACAAAATACATGCACTACTATATCTCGGGGCTTAAGCCGGGAATAACAGAGGGAGCAACCGTAACAGCCGGGCAACCACTCGCGGACGTAGGAACCCAGGGTAACTCAACAGGCTACCATCTCCATTTCCAGGTAGAACAGAACGGGACAATTATAGATCCGGCAGCATTCATGCAGAAAATGGGGGTTTCGTTCTAATGACTACTCGTATGAAAATTATCCTAGCAGGGATAGTCGTTACCGCAGGGGTAATTGGCCTATTAGTGGTAAATATCGCAAACAACAAATCCCCCGAACCTTCTGCGAACAATACCCCTACGACACCACAGCCCGTACAGCCAAAACCATCCGACTCAGACTCCGAAGAACACAGCGGAACTGATCACGTAGGCACGGAGTATTCCGAAGAAGTCAAAGCATCCATGCTCGCAAATGGCAGACAGGCAGCACAGGCATACGTGAGCCAACCGGCAGACGAAACCTCCGTAGCCCGCCAGGATCGTCTTAAGAGATTCTTCATATCCTCAAGTCCCGTTATTACCGATCAGCCTCCTATCGTCACGCCTGGATATAGCACCGGTGATGTCACCCCTATAGAAACAAGCTGGTACGACACGGGAAAGCCGGGGGTTGTTGGTGTCATCGTGTATTTGACAGTCGAAGTAAACACGCCGACCGACACAAGAACGGAAAATCAAACATGGCAGCTTGAACTGGTTCCTAGTGGAATAAGTTGGTTATCAAATACAGCTACAAGATCAAGCCTACCTTACATTAAGGGAGTAAACTAATGAAAATATCATCAAAAATACCTAGGCGTTTACTCCTTGTACTTTTTATTGCCATTTTCTCATTTCAACCGCTTGAAGCCCTAGCGGCGCGCGACCAAGCGTATGACTCTTCTAATGATGTTCTATTCTATGGTGAAGGTGGATGTAAGGCTGCCAGTAACTCCGCAGGTAGCGGCGAAAAGTTGCTTGGTGACGATAACAGATCAAAAATCTGGAACTTCCTTAGGGGTCTTGATGGCAACCTACCTAAAGACAGGGCACTAAGCGAAGAGCAGGCAGCCGGCTTGATGGGTAACATCCGGCAAGAGGCTGGTGAAAAGTTTGACCCTTCAGCCACCGAAAGTGGTGGGGGTGGCTATGGTATTGTGCAGTGGACCGGACCTCGCCGAACTAATCTGGAAAAAGCCGCCCTAGCCAAAGGGGTTGCTGTTTCCGATCTTGGTTTCCAGCTTAGCTATCTTTACCAAGAAAGTAATGCGCGAAAGGTGAGTAGCAAAGTCGCAGGACAAGGATTTGGCACTAAAGGTGCCAATGAATGGACGACCATGATGGAACAAGTGGCGAAAACCATAGACGGCAAACCCAGGACGGCAATAGAAAACGCGACGGTCTTTTGGCACAATAACTTCGAGGTTTCGGCTGATACGGCAGACTTCGTTTTACAGCAACGCGGCGCGTTTTCACTCGAAGTATATACCG encodes:
- a CDS encoding phage tail tip lysozyme — its product is MKISSKIPRRLLLVLFIAIFSFQPLEALAARDQAYDSSNDVLFYGEGGCKAASNSAGSGEKLLGDDNRSKIWNFLRGLDGNLPKDRALSEEQAAGLMGNIRQEAGEKFDPSATESGGGGYGIVQWTGPRRTNLEKAALAKGVAVSDLGFQLSYLYQESNARKVSSKVAGQGFGTKGANEWTTMMEQVAKTIDGKPRTAIENATVFWHNNFEVSADTADFVLQQRGAFSLEVYTALTGKAAPDGSAVRITGTSGKCSSDGAAFTGGDLTATILAYAWPQYHPPVYTNKKPEYETAIKKAQSEGRYVGGLEYPGVDCGGFVTTLMFDSGFEPKYNYSAKGGNTTSQEKWASENWQALGSNVNAATLQPGDVAFSPGHTFVWAGTIPGFDSKVASASVSFSGSSWRAPMAGHENPTSSSVTWFRKKA
- a CDS encoding M23 family metallopeptidase gives rise to the protein MADREDQSNGDSGEEQDNRYNPGELHAAEQFPTYAPRPNDSAKSDGNPESATSGSNEKNSNIQEAKHEEDEPWANKVSGGDSGGKSSGRASGFIKGLRKRSPLILIIGTILGGGSILTLLFSPATLLLQMRNTLLDKFNDQVTAMDVRSIYILQKKIDNDITSGSCGVITLRCKLKTMSSKQVEKLEKAGFTVNGKTTLFGTRMKAESFTYEGKEYAAKDLKAAVKNDPSFRRALMKGYNPRFAAFSDAIFQKFADKVKITKERNIDGEGKSKEQMNQQLVDAASGDAGIRIKANVDVQEDSTGHKTFYDTSKSPPEVITEEKYNDILKDVSDADLEIQKQKELKDIGKSTAKGSLKKILTSTALGLGAVDSACSGYTIIRAAAFAGKWLGKLQLARGWFSFANSADSITALAAQPSVIQFWGEKLQNSPNSQGQTATDAGLYKNAAYGDINVLPSNNVGTDLNITGNGVSAGGNNAAGGLNDTDAEKVSTNEELLRYVVGQTMQGTTFGSILQFIGGNNATTEKVDAACKFVKSGWGQTIIFGTAIVGAVIAFFSGGATLGWGIAVQTAVNIALGIAIATLTPKLVAIAAGRVINGGENSNEVGNYLSSGAAASDDFASQTRGLPATTPQQASDYGNLTADIQQQYAAVDRLERSPFDPTSKNTFLGSIVSSFLPYSSKLSTVGGGVLSTLGVAQSSLLSLISPVSRAIDNSPAQFTICPDSEYRALNIATTAGCSIKHGLSAEALAIDPEEVQKFMEPYADLVTGDPLDESNPYGKYLENCIDRSVSIGAYTEENSDTGEQCIQGNGPDGHRNTMFSLFYLDNSVIGGMDDEVVAADAPTTDTGTVTPTGVWKTPATFDYRISNRFGPNHTGIDLAGRGVFSSACDGTIRKIGMNGNNDSTTNIITIDCGSGIITKYMHYYISGLKPGITEGATVTAGQPLADVGTQGNSTGYHLHFQVEQNGTIIDPAAFMQKMGVSF